The bacterium genome includes the window CCGAAACTGCCACATTATACTGTCGATTTAGCTGTTGATCATTACCAGTATGCGCATAGGAGCGCGTGCCGCCCCAGTCATAGACCAGCGAGACGCTCGCAGGCTTCCCGTCCTCAACGGTTGACACATAGAAGCTCGCAATCCTCTGCTCGATCAGGCACTCCGCGAGCTGTCGATAATAGCTCTCGGGGTAATTAACGATATGCGCGCGCCGAGCCGTGTCAGTCATCAGTCGCATGAAATCTCCAAACGGTGTCATATTCTTGATCTGTCGCACCTCTATCCCCCGCTTCTCGGTTGTATTTATGCGATTACGATGACCCGAATCAAGGCCTGCTCGCAAATCTTTATGTGATTTCGCCAAATCCAGCACAAACGTGTGCTGTGGCTGCACTTCTGGTATCCGTCTTGCACCACAGGAGCGCATATCTGCCTCGGTTACTTCGCCGATCGGCTCCAGACGCACGAAGTCAGCGCCTTGCTCCTCTCCTGCAAATACAAGCGCCTGCAAGGCTTCTTTCGCGTTCCCCCGCACGACTGGGCCATACGGTACTATCAGATAATGCAGTCCTTTTGAGTGCCGAACGATCCCTTGCCAGGCCCAATCAGTGCTTTGATTCCGGACCGCATCACGTCCGAGCGTCTCCTGAAACCTCGCCCAGACTGAACTCTGGAGAATGCCCCCGCCAAGCTTCTCGATCTTCTCATCCCAGGTTGCTGCGTCGAAGTTATGCATAGACCTCCATTGTAGCGCAGATACACACCTAGCGTACATCACGGCAATGGGCTTGATTTTAGCGGCCTCGATCTGTAAAATACTCAAACACCCCGCACCTACCGCGCCCACCAGGCAAGGAGAGTACCATGTCAGCATCAGCCCGTTCCATACACGTAGAAGCTCGAGAAGGCCGCGATCCCGCGGATTCCGACGTAGGCTCTGCCGATACCAGTTCCTGGCCCCACAGAAGCGATGCGTCGACTGCACCCTTCACAAGCTCGATACTCGAAGGCGACTACGATGGTGAATCGACCATGATGGAGCTGGTCATCGTCGGCGCAATGCTAGTCGGCGTTTTTGTGCCCCCAGTCGTCATCACTGGTGTCACGATCAAGTTTCTCGTCGATCGCATCCGGCGCAATTGAGATGAACGATCGCGTGAAGGCCGAGATAGCTTTGTACTTCGATACAGCATTAGCGCTGGTCGTACTGGTGATACTGTTAGTGTTTTCACCACTCATTATCGCCTACAAGATCGTTGAATTGATCAGCAAACAGATCTGCAAAGAGGGGCGCCATGAGCAGACTTGACGGCATGATGGATGAATACCACGCAGAACGGGTCTACGGGCCTTGGCCCAGTGATGATTTCATCGGCCTGCCGATTTTTTGTGCGTCAATCCTCGGCATCAGCGCCGTTCTTATCTGCACACTCATCGCATCCTGTGCGCTCGTTCGCCTGTAGCGAAAAGACCATGTCTCAGGCATGATTACCCCCCGTCTTTACATCATCGAGAAGACGGGGTGTTTTTATGTGACTCGTCTGATCCGGTCAGATTTCATGCGCAGAGCAATCGATGTCCGCGGCTCAGCACCGAACGCCTTCCCGACACAGTGCTGCCGGCGCGGATCATTGGATCACAGGTCGGGCCCAAGCAGCACCATCAAAGCCCGAGGCTGTATGAGATGCTCGCGTGTCATACCACGCTGATATTCGATCCGCACTAGTGCCCGGCTACTCTGTGCGGCATAAACCGCCACGAGATGTTTATCGCTCACGAAATCCTGATACCAATCGATTCTGTCATCCGGATCGGGCGAATCATATTGCTGTACCGCGATGCGATTTGCTTGCCAGTGCATCATGCCATGCCACACGCTCGAATGAGCGCGAGATCGAACCGTTTCTTCAGTGCGACTGACAGGCCATGCGAGCTCTTATGGCTAGTTGCCACTGTCAATTTACCTCTTTTGCCAGCGAGTTATGTGAGGATGATGTTTCGTGCACTGTAAGTCCGACAATCCTATTTGTAGTGCTTGAGGCGCTTTAGCTTGATGGGACCGGAGGTATGGTGCTTTTCATTTACTGGTTTGCACGCTAGAATTATCAGATATGGGATCAGGAATCCGAACCATTCTTGCGATCGAATCGAGCTGTGATGAGACGGCTTGTGCGATTGTACGCGATGGGAGCCAGGTACTCGCGAATATCGTCGCCAGTCAAGCCGACTTGCATGCCCAATTCGGTGGTGTCGTGCCTGAAGTAGCCGCTCGTAGTCACATAGAGGTCGTCATTCCAGTCATCGAGGAGGCGCTCGAGATCACTCAGCTCAGCTGGGATGATATTGATGCGATTGCGGTGACCCGCGGGCCCGGTCTGATCGGATCCTTACTCATCGGTGTGTTAACCGCAGAAGTACTCGCGATCGAGAAAAAGAAACCTCTCATCGGCGTAAACCACATTTTGGCGCACGCTTTTGCCAGCTTTCTTACTGACGGTGAGCAGCCGCAGTTCCCTCTTCTAGCGCTCATCGTATCTGGTGGTGACTCTCGCCTCCTACTCTTCCAAGAAGATCTCAGCTTCAAAACGCTCGGAGCTACTAGGGATGATGCCGCTGGTGAAGCTTTTGATAAGGTCGCTAAGTTGCTTGGCCTCCCCTACCCTGGTGGACCTAATATTTCTAAGGCGGCAGTCAATGGCGATGATCAGAAATATCATTTTCCGAAAGCGAATCTCGGCAAGGATTCTCTCGAATACTCATTCTCAGGCTTGAAAACAGCGGTGTTACGACAGGTCCAAGAGATTGTCGGGGATCAACCCGGTAATCAATCTAGGCATTACGAGCTTCGTAAAACGTACCGGCTGTCACCACAAGCGATTTCGGACATCGCAGCCAGCTTTGAGCGCACTGTGGTAGAAACGCTCGTTGAGAAGCTTGTACGTGCGTCTCAAGCACATTCACCTAAGAGCATCGCGATTGGTGGCGGAGTGAGCGCCAATAAGCGCCTGCGCGAAGCAGTGCTAGAGGCTCTGCCCCAAGCTCGCATCATTCCGTTCGAATATTGCACCGACAACGCCGCGATGATCGGCGCCCTCGCCTACCAAATGGCACAACGCGGGCATATTGCAGAATCCCCTATTCTCGAAGCTGATTCAAGCCTCGAAGTACTGTAGCCGTTTATTGCCCCAGGGACTGAAACTGAATATCGCTCGGAACTGAAAACTTACCAGAATCCACTGCCCAAGCTTTGCAAGTCACATTGAAATTTGTATTGTTGCTATTAGTTGAGGCGTCGCCTGTTCCAGAGTCTGGTGCAGGAGCTGAGCTCATAGGCATTACAAAGCCCATCATTTGTCCACTGTAGTTGGTCCAGCTGTATGCTTTGCCGTCCCTGAGAAGTGTGTTTGATTCACCTTGCTCACCACTAGAGCTTGTAGTATTGATGGTGAGCCTCGCCAGCCCCTTGCCATCTGAATACATATGTCCTTCACCAGTACCATTGCTAACGGTAGTAGTAAATATACACTCTCTAGGCTGACCGCTTGAAGCTAGGCTGTTTAGGTTCATACTTGAGTT containing:
- a CDS encoding peptidoglycan bridge formation glycyltransferase FemA/FemB family protein, yielding MHNFDAATWDEKIEKLGGGILQSSVWARFQETLGRDAVRNQSTDWAWQGIVRHSKGLHYLIVPYGPVVRGNAKEALQALVFAGEEQGADFVRLEPIGEVTEADMRSCGARRIPEVQPQHTFVLDLAKSHKDLRAGLDSGHRNRINTTEKRGIEVRQIKNMTPFGDFMRLMTDTARRAHIVNYPESYYRQLAECLIEQRIASFYVSTVEDGKPASVSLVYDWGGTRSYAHTGNDQQLNRQYNVAVSAAWRMIIDAKDRGLKRFDFWGAAPHDEGGHKWSGITAFKKGFGGERVSTLGTWDIPLKRGKYAVYSAYRKLRG
- the tsaD gene encoding tRNA (adenosine(37)-N6)-threonylcarbamoyltransferase complex transferase subunit TsaD, producing MGSGIRTILAIESSCDETACAIVRDGSQVLANIVASQADLHAQFGGVVPEVAARSHIEVVIPVIEEALEITQLSWDDIDAIAVTRGPGLIGSLLIGVLTAEVLAIEKKKPLIGVNHILAHAFASFLTDGEQPQFPLLALIVSGGDSRLLLFQEDLSFKTLGATRDDAAGEAFDKVAKLLGLPYPGGPNISKAAVNGDDQKYHFPKANLGKDSLEYSFSGLKTAVLRQVQEIVGDQPGNQSRHYELRKTYRLSPQAISDIAASFERTVVETLVEKLVRASQAHSPKSIAIGGGVSANKRLREAVLEALPQARIIPFEYCTDNAAMIGALAYQMAQRGHIAESPILEADSSLEVL